A genomic stretch from Schaalia odontolytica includes:
- the rpmB gene encoding 50S ribosomal protein L28: MAAVCDVCGKGPGFGKSVSHSHVRTNRRWNPNIQRVRALVNGTPKRLNVCTKCLKSDKVARAI, encoded by the coding sequence GTGGCTGCCGTTTGTGACGTGTGCGGTAAGGGACCCGGCTTCGGCAAGAGCGTGTCGCACTCGCACGTTCGCACCAACCGCCGGTGGAATCCGAACATCCAGCGCGTTCGCGCCCTGGTCAATGGGACGCCCAAGCGCCTGAACGTCTGCACCAAGTGCCTGAAGTCCGACAAGGTCGCCCGCGCGATCTGA
- a CDS encoding DAK2 domain-containing protein — protein sequence MELNAAVIIEACRAGAEEAARLAPFLDDLDGWDGADCDTGANAAATMAALAAAMDSLEPRAHLRLALEAGVETIIRRGLGHSGLALGALFEAWAGALGDEHRVTPLVARRMLAASLTPVASAIEWSDALVEMLGGAVRELTEIGDTLPEVEDVFSRFSTQAQIGLVEATNEATGRIDPGGAFIALVLACIDASMRNDVGILQSFTAMLADLAQRHSRAPEAATPPPGRDFTVDIILEGTEEDLRALLVRLGGLGARLSYVGRVDLFGMGEWRLHVDTSALLAAHPTSGQVVRFQVCDARPDAQIGIDELADEGLSHRGVRLLQRRPMRRVERARVVACTRAPGLVEDLARAGAVVFLDLNSSDAAGIVSAASSRTGVTLVAPCDEASAALVSTVASVLPSPAPGVPAILRAASRDDLGVLAVARACAPLFVPQPGGLGAAPTLARMLRDGAHDALLAWTSAQLPLDGDPEGIAEALAEAARGGGQSWRLLVAREDDGPYTVATVRQLLSTRDASSSIDLETWDGGQSGPSLVAGCSL from the coding sequence ATGGAGCTCAATGCTGCGGTCATTATCGAGGCGTGCCGTGCCGGTGCTGAGGAGGCTGCGCGGCTCGCACCCTTCCTCGACGACCTGGATGGATGGGACGGCGCCGACTGTGACACGGGGGCGAACGCTGCCGCCACGATGGCTGCCCTCGCCGCCGCGATGGACTCCCTCGAGCCTCGCGCCCACCTGCGTTTGGCCCTCGAGGCCGGCGTCGAGACGATCATCCGCCGAGGCCTGGGGCACAGCGGTCTCGCGCTCGGCGCCTTGTTTGAAGCGTGGGCCGGTGCCCTCGGCGATGAACACAGGGTGACGCCTCTCGTGGCGCGCCGCATGCTCGCGGCATCGCTGACACCCGTAGCCTCCGCCATCGAATGGTCGGACGCCCTCGTCGAAATGCTTGGAGGAGCCGTCCGAGAGCTCACGGAGATAGGGGATACCCTTCCCGAGGTCGAGGACGTGTTCTCCCGTTTTTCGACCCAGGCGCAGATCGGCCTCGTGGAGGCGACGAACGAGGCGACGGGACGCATCGACCCGGGTGGTGCATTCATCGCCCTGGTGCTCGCGTGCATTGACGCATCAATGCGTAACGACGTCGGAATCCTGCAGTCGTTCACCGCGATGCTCGCGGATCTCGCGCAGCGTCACTCGCGTGCCCCGGAAGCAGCCACGCCTCCGCCCGGCCGGGACTTCACGGTCGATATCATCCTGGAAGGAACCGAGGAAGACCTGCGCGCACTCCTCGTGCGCCTGGGTGGTCTGGGGGCGCGCCTGTCCTACGTGGGCCGTGTGGATCTTTTCGGCATGGGGGAGTGGCGCCTGCACGTGGACACCTCCGCACTGCTCGCGGCGCACCCCACGTCCGGGCAGGTCGTACGCTTCCAGGTGTGCGACGCGCGCCCCGACGCGCAGATCGGCATTGACGAGCTGGCCGATGAAGGCCTGAGCCACCGCGGCGTGCGTCTCCTGCAGCGTCGCCCGATGCGGCGCGTCGAGCGTGCTCGCGTGGTCGCATGCACGCGTGCCCCCGGGCTCGTGGAGGATCTTGCTCGTGCCGGAGCCGTCGTCTTTTTGGACCTGAACTCCAGCGACGCCGCCGGCATCGTGTCCGCGGCCAGCTCGCGGACAGGGGTGACGCTCGTCGCCCCCTGCGACGAGGCCAGCGCGGCCCTGGTTAGTACCGTCGCCTCTGTTCTTCCCTCTCCGGCTCCCGGCGTGCCCGCGATACTTCGGGCAGCCAGCAGGGACGATCTCGGTGTTCTTGCCGTCGCTCGCGCGTGCGCCCCGCTTTTCGTCCCCCAACCCGGCGGCCTCGGCGCCGCCCCGACGCTCGCGCGGATGTTGCGCGACGGTGCCCACGATGCGCTCTTAGCGTGGACGAGCGCCCAGCTGCCACTGGATGGTGACCCCGAAGGTATCGCCGAGGCCCTGGCTGAGGCCGCACGCGGGGGAGGACAGTCCTGGCGGCTGCTGGTCGCGCGCGAGGACGACGGTCCCTACACGGTGGCGACGGTGCGCCAGCTGCTGTCCACGCGTGACGCGTCGTCCTCGATCGACCTGGAGACATGGGACGGCGGACAGAGCGGGCCGAGCCTTGTGGCAGGGTGCTCATTGTGA
- a CDS encoding ATP-dependent DNA helicase RecG, which yields MLIVSALDVPLSLRLPKKTVKALEGAGVATVGDLLMVAPRRYYHWGRLTPLSSLREGEDVTILAEVASAHLIANRSGSGVRLEVTLTDGIQFLSATFFAKNQYKLAPIERILTPGQSFLFAGKVGAYRGKLQLAHPSFEGVDGEDIERIASRPIPIYPATGSLASWAIARAVGMVLDHLNDADVPDAVPARVRELVRIADHAQSLRRLHQPETDEDYRQARRALAFTEAFVLQVGLAMRRRGARATPALASPHSSPLLERFRESLPFELTDSQKEAVAQIGADLDRDIPMQRLLQGDVGSGKTVVALMSFLQVVAAGHQGALVAPTEVLAEQHASSLRSLLAPLGEGAPDVRLLTGSTTPAARREILAAMNSAVPLIVVGTHALFQESVRFADLALVVVDEQHRFGVEQRAALRRAREDGRGVHELVMTATPIPRTIAMTVFGDLDETRMSGMPCGRTPVATYLADSANAAWVERTWGRAAEEISQGRRVYVVCPRIDASDEVRDADEEHARPLASVEEVAAYLRGHRALAGVAIHELTGRTPAPVKAQIMEDFSAGRAPLLVATTVIEVGVDVSEATLMVILDAQQFGLAQLHQLRGRVGRSSLPSLCIAMHRHDLTDSGLARLQAFAETIDGFELAEADLRLRKEGDVLGAGQSGKATHLRFLSVRRDESLIRSAKDAADALLEADPTLERHPDLARALRGASEGQVEWMQRS from the coding sequence GTGCTCATTGTGAGCGCGCTTGATGTTCCCCTGTCCCTGCGCCTACCTAAGAAGACCGTGAAGGCACTCGAGGGTGCGGGAGTTGCGACGGTCGGCGACCTGCTCATGGTGGCCCCTCGCAGGTACTACCACTGGGGGCGGCTCACTCCTCTGTCCTCCCTGCGTGAGGGTGAGGACGTCACGATCCTCGCCGAGGTTGCCTCCGCTCACCTGATCGCTAACCGTTCCGGCTCGGGCGTGCGCCTGGAGGTTACCCTCACCGACGGCATTCAGTTCCTGTCCGCGACTTTCTTCGCGAAAAACCAGTACAAGCTCGCGCCGATCGAGAGGATACTCACCCCGGGCCAGTCCTTCCTCTTCGCCGGCAAGGTGGGTGCCTACCGCGGCAAGCTGCAACTCGCTCACCCGTCCTTTGAGGGTGTCGACGGGGAAGACATTGAGCGAATCGCGTCTCGTCCCATCCCGATCTACCCTGCGACCGGTTCCCTGGCATCGTGGGCGATCGCGCGCGCCGTCGGCATGGTCCTGGACCACCTCAACGACGCGGACGTTCCCGACGCGGTCCCGGCGCGTGTGCGCGAACTTGTTCGCATTGCTGACCACGCTCAGAGCCTGCGTCGCCTGCACCAACCAGAGACTGACGAGGACTACCGGCAGGCCCGCCGCGCCCTGGCCTTTACGGAAGCATTCGTGCTCCAGGTGGGACTGGCGATGCGCCGACGCGGCGCGCGCGCCACCCCGGCGCTCGCTTCCCCCCACAGTTCCCCCCTCCTGGAGCGATTCCGCGAATCTCTGCCCTTCGAGCTCACCGACTCCCAGAAGGAGGCCGTCGCGCAGATCGGTGCCGACCTCGATCGCGACATTCCGATGCAGCGCCTCCTCCAAGGGGATGTCGGCTCGGGTAAGACGGTTGTCGCGCTCATGTCCTTCCTGCAGGTCGTCGCGGCCGGCCATCAGGGCGCACTCGTCGCCCCGACCGAAGTCCTCGCCGAACAGCACGCGTCATCCCTGCGCTCCCTCCTCGCCCCCCTGGGGGAGGGAGCTCCCGACGTGCGTCTCCTGACGGGTTCAACCACCCCGGCGGCTCGTCGCGAGATTCTGGCCGCCATGAACTCCGCCGTCCCTCTCATCGTCGTTGGCACGCACGCCCTGTTCCAGGAATCCGTGCGTTTCGCTGATCTCGCGCTCGTTGTCGTCGACGAACAGCATCGCTTCGGCGTTGAGCAGCGCGCCGCCCTGAGGCGGGCTCGTGAGGACGGGCGCGGCGTCCACGAGCTGGTCATGACGGCGACGCCGATACCTCGCACGATCGCGATGACAGTGTTCGGCGACTTGGACGAAACCCGCATGAGCGGCATGCCCTGCGGGCGTACGCCCGTCGCCACCTACCTCGCGGATTCCGCAAACGCCGCGTGGGTGGAGCGCACGTGGGGGCGAGCCGCCGAGGAGATCTCGCAGGGGCGGCGCGTCTACGTCGTCTGCCCGCGCATCGACGCGAGCGACGAGGTGCGCGACGCCGATGAAGAACACGCGCGCCCCTTGGCCTCCGTCGAAGAAGTTGCCGCCTACCTGCGAGGGCACCGCGCGCTCGCGGGCGTGGCGATCCACGAGCTGACGGGGCGCACGCCCGCGCCCGTGAAAGCGCAGATCATGGAGGACTTTTCCGCCGGGCGTGCCCCGCTCCTTGTTGCCACCACCGTCATCGAGGTCGGCGTCGATGTGTCCGAGGCGACCCTCATGGTGATCCTTGACGCCCAGCAGTTCGGGCTTGCTCAGCTCCATCAGCTGCGCGGTCGGGTCGGTCGATCCTCTCTGCCCTCCCTGTGCATTGCGATGCATCGACATGACCTCACCGATTCGGGGCTCGCGCGGCTGCAGGCGTTTGCGGAGACGATAGATGGTTTCGAGCTGGCAGAGGCGGATCTGCGCCTGCGTAAGGAAGGCGATGTGCTCGGCGCTGGCCAGTCCGGCAAAGCCACGCACCTGCGCTTCCTCTCCGTTCGCCGCGACGAGTCCCTCATCCGTTCCGCCAAGGACGCTGCCGATGCTCTCCTGGAAGCCGATCCGACGCTGGAGAGACACCCGGACCTGGCGCGTGCCCTGCGCGGCGCATCCGAGGGCCAGGTCGAGTGGATGCAACGCTCCTAA
- the rsmD gene encoding 16S rRNA (guanine(966)-N(2))-methyltransferase RsmD, with amino-acid sequence MTRIVAGSAKGRSLAVPKSGTRPTSERVREALFSRLDHMNVLAGTTVLDLYAGTGALGLEALSRGSAHATLVEKASSAARVASANVRSTGLPARVITADARSFLAARTGEELRGDIDLVFIDPPYDIAEADMTSVLSSLGPWIGPDALVVVERSTRAPAPTWPPFLVLEDQRTWGETVAYFAGPPLPKNEPEDGADAVADAPTSSANVEETR; translated from the coding sequence ATGACCAGGATCGTCGCAGGTAGTGCCAAGGGCCGCAGCCTCGCCGTGCCCAAGTCCGGCACACGTCCCACGTCCGAGCGCGTGCGCGAGGCCCTCTTTTCGCGCCTCGACCACATGAACGTCCTCGCTGGGACCACCGTCTTGGACCTGTACGCCGGGACGGGCGCACTCGGCCTGGAAGCCCTGTCGCGCGGTAGCGCTCACGCAACCCTCGTCGAAAAAGCGTCGTCGGCGGCGCGCGTCGCATCCGCCAACGTCCGCTCGACGGGCCTACCCGCCCGCGTCATCACGGCAGACGCACGCTCCTTTCTCGCCGCACGCACCGGGGAGGAACTACGCGGAGACATCGACCTGGTCTTCATCGATCCGCCCTACGACATCGCCGAGGCCGACATGACCTCCGTGCTGTCCTCGCTCGGCCCGTGGATCGGCCCCGACGCACTGGTCGTCGTGGAGCGATCGACCCGAGCTCCCGCTCCGACGTGGCCCCCGTTCCTCGTCCTCGAGGATCAGCGAACATGGGGTGAAACCGTCGCCTACTTTGCCGGTCCGCCGCTGCCCAAGAACGAACCCGAGGACGGTGCCGATGCGGTCGCGGACGCCCCGACCTCGTCGGCCAACGTGGAGGAAACTCGATGA
- the coaD gene encoding pantetheine-phosphate adenylyltransferase, translated as MIALFPGSFDPFTNGHLDVAERVCAIAERLIIGVGTNPAKRGLIDPDRRVALIEEATAHLTGVEVVLLQGATMDEAARLGATLIVKGVRSSIDLDYEAPQAVFNDEVGGIDTWWIPTRPALAHVSSSAIRELLGLKKDISRYVPPAVERYLTDNRS; from the coding sequence ATGATCGCACTGTTCCCCGGCTCTTTCGACCCCTTCACGAACGGTCATCTCGATGTCGCCGAGCGCGTCTGCGCCATCGCCGAGCGTCTCATCATCGGCGTCGGCACCAACCCCGCTAAGCGCGGCCTCATTGATCCTGACCGGCGGGTCGCGCTCATTGAAGAAGCCACCGCTCACCTGACGGGCGTTGAGGTGGTCCTCCTGCAGGGGGCAACGATGGACGAGGCCGCCCGGCTCGGTGCAACCCTCATCGTCAAGGGGGTACGCTCATCCATCGACCTCGACTACGAGGCACCGCAGGCCGTCTTTAACGATGAGGTCGGCGGCATCGACACCTGGTGGATCCCGACCCGTCCCGCCCTTGCGCACGTCTCATCGAGCGCCATCCGGGAGTTATTGGGTCTCAAAAAGGATATTTCTCGGTATGTCCCGCCAGCGGTTGAGCGATATCTGACCGACAATAGAAGCTGA
- a CDS encoding YceD family protein, with product MSDQTLVLPLARLPRTLGSTLHEDLQWVTPDDMGTPSMSAVPGVPLDISVDMTSVEDGVLVQLATSVDLVGECVRCLDEVRDHHDIVSTEVYFEPGSPALTPADDEDDEAEDLFVIGERDTICIETQLRDAIVPLVDPRPLCSDDCAGLCDVCGEKWADLPEGHDHFVVDPRLASLASLLGEESESGRA from the coding sequence ATGAGTGACCAGACGCTGGTTCTGCCCCTGGCGCGCCTGCCTCGCACGCTCGGGTCCACCCTGCACGAGGACCTTCAGTGGGTCACCCCCGATGACATGGGCACACCCTCCATGTCAGCAGTTCCGGGCGTGCCGCTGGATATCTCCGTGGATATGACCAGCGTCGAGGACGGCGTTCTCGTCCAGCTGGCTACCTCCGTCGACCTGGTTGGAGAATGCGTACGCTGCCTCGACGAGGTTCGCGACCATCACGACATCGTCAGTACGGAGGTCTACTTCGAGCCAGGTTCTCCCGCCCTGACTCCTGCGGACGACGAGGACGACGAGGCCGAGGACCTGTTCGTCATCGGCGAGCGCGACACGATCTGCATTGAGACCCAGCTGCGCGACGCGATCGTTCCCCTCGTGGACCCACGCCCGTTGTGCAGTGACGACTGCGCGGGCCTATGCGACGTGTGCGGCGAGAAGTGGGCAGATCTGCCCGAGGGGCACGACCACTTCGTCGTCGATCCGCGTCTGGCTTCCCTGGCATCCCTGCTGGGGGAGGAATCCGAGTCGGGGCGTGCCTGA
- the rnc gene encoding ribonuclease III, protein MGRSKHLPVPPRTDTDALVEAWGTHVDAPLLQLALVHRSYANEAGGIANNERLEFLGDSVLSIVVAQKLYEQYPDVAESDLSRMRAATVSQQPLAAAARRIGLGDFVFLGKGESTHGGRDKDSILSDTFEALIGATYLTSGLEESRRVILECLSFLLVDAPSRGQHQDWKTILIEHAQAHGLGGVSYEVAGRGPDHQRVFTAQAFVSERSDAIGSGQASSKKHAENAAAQDAMSRLSPGQ, encoded by the coding sequence ATGGGACGATCAAAGCACCTGCCGGTACCGCCGCGCACCGATACCGACGCCCTCGTGGAAGCCTGGGGGACACACGTCGATGCGCCGCTTCTGCAGCTCGCACTCGTGCATCGTTCCTACGCGAACGAGGCCGGCGGGATTGCCAACAACGAGCGTCTCGAGTTCCTGGGTGACTCGGTGCTGTCGATCGTCGTCGCCCAAAAACTGTACGAGCAGTACCCGGACGTCGCCGAGTCGGACCTGTCGCGCATGCGCGCGGCCACCGTCTCGCAGCAGCCCCTCGCTGCGGCGGCCCGGCGAATCGGCTTGGGTGACTTCGTCTTCTTGGGTAAGGGGGAGTCGACCCACGGCGGGCGCGATAAGGACTCCATCCTGTCCGACACCTTCGAGGCTCTGATCGGCGCAACCTATTTGACGAGCGGCCTGGAAGAATCTCGCCGCGTCATCTTGGAGTGTCTGAGCTTCCTGCTCGTGGATGCCCCCTCGCGCGGGCAGCACCAGGACTGGAAGACGATACTCATCGAGCACGCGCAGGCGCATGGCCTGGGCGGGGTCTCCTACGAGGTGGCGGGCCGGGGACCGGACCATCAGCGGGTGTTTACCGCGCAGGCCTTCGTCTCCGAGCGTTCGGATGCGATCGGGTCCGGGCAGGCCTCGTCGAAGAAACACGCGGAGAACGCGGCCGCACAGGATGCGATGAGCCGCCTGTCTCCGGGGCAGTAG
- a CDS encoding response regulator: MIVDDHEIVRRGIAEIVDRDEALEVVAEAGSVADAVRRADLVRPDVILVDLQLPDGTGIDIMNRLRAAHPQILPVVLTSFDDDEALAESLEAGARAYILKTVRGAEITDVIKAVADGRVLLDERTLTRRRVDHEDPTADLTPSERKVLDLIGDGLSNREIGEKLGVAEKTVKNHITSLLSKMGLQRRTQVAAWVAGQRAAAWRN; encoded by the coding sequence ATGATCGTCGACGATCACGAGATCGTTCGACGCGGCATTGCTGAGATCGTTGACCGAGACGAGGCGCTCGAGGTTGTCGCTGAGGCCGGGTCCGTTGCGGACGCGGTGCGTCGTGCCGACCTTGTGCGCCCCGACGTCATCCTCGTCGACCTGCAGCTGCCCGACGGCACGGGCATTGATATCATGAATCGCCTGCGTGCCGCTCATCCGCAGATCCTCCCGGTGGTCCTGACGTCCTTCGATGACGACGAGGCCTTGGCTGAGTCCCTGGAGGCAGGCGCGCGTGCGTATATCCTCAAGACTGTACGCGGTGCGGAGATCACGGATGTCATCAAGGCGGTCGCGGATGGTCGCGTTCTGCTCGACGAACGCACTCTGACGCGTCGACGTGTCGACCACGAGGATCCGACGGCTGATCTGACGCCTTCGGAGCGCAAGGTCCTGGACCTGATTGGTGATGGCCTGTCGAACCGCGAGATCGGAGAGAAGCTCGGTGTTGCGGAGAAGACCGTGAAGAACCACATCACGTCTCTGCTGTCCAAGATGGGCCTGCAGCGTCGCACGCAGGTCGCCGCCTGGGTTGCCGGACAGAGGGCTGCCGCGTGGCGTAACTGA